In Devosia chinhatensis, the following are encoded in one genomic region:
- a CDS encoding DUF1643 domain-containing protein: MSADLHDPGGKVRLRLGDGVRGDAVMSADGRYRQVMRRWLGERFPDKYILFIGMNPSTADANVDDPTCAREWTFARREGFSAMIKCNVGDYRATNPKMLVAPGVAAVSPANLPAIRQAAAGAERVVLCHGKLNKALSSAGREIVSALRADGHSLWCFGTNADGSPKHPLYLRADTDLVPFPG, from the coding sequence ATGAGTGCCGATCTGCACGATCCCGGGGGCAAGGTCCGGCTGCGGCTGGGCGACGGCGTGCGCGGAGATGCGGTGATGAGCGCAGATGGTCGCTATCGCCAGGTCATGCGTCGCTGGCTGGGAGAACGCTTTCCGGACAAATACATCCTGTTCATTGGCATGAATCCCTCAACGGCTGATGCGAATGTCGATGACCCGACCTGCGCGCGGGAATGGACCTTTGCCCGGCGCGAAGGCTTTTCAGCCATGATCAAATGCAATGTGGGCGACTACCGCGCTACCAATCCAAAAATGCTGGTTGCGCCAGGTGTAGCGGCCGTATCCCCCGCGAATCTGCCGGCCATTCGTCAGGCTGCCGCTGGAGCAGAGCGGGTGGTGCTCTGTCACGGCAAGCTCAACAAGGCGCTGTCTTCGGCAGGCAGGGAGATCGTCTCGGCGCTGCGTGCCGATGGACATTCCCTATGGTGCTTCGGCACCAATGCCGACGGTTCTCCCAAGCACCCGCTCTATCTGCGGGCCGATACAGACCTCGTTCCGTTTCCAGGCTGA
- a CDS encoding chorismate mutase has protein sequence MTAAKLPAECASKDDVRAEIDRIDQALISLFAERHGYVTRMAEIKTDPHEAYDPKRIEAIITKVRARSLDLDLDEDQAELIWRTLIDWNINYEKGIIAARRRAK, from the coding sequence GTGACCGCCGCCAAGCTGCCTGCCGAATGTGCTTCCAAGGACGATGTCCGCGCCGAGATCGATCGGATCGATCAGGCGCTGATCAGTCTCTTTGCAGAACGGCATGGCTATGTGACGCGCATGGCCGAGATCAAGACCGACCCGCACGAGGCTTATGACCCCAAGCGCATCGAGGCGATCATCACGAAAGTGCGGGCGCGCAGTTTGGACCTTGATCTGGACGAGGATCAGGCCGAACTTATCTGGCGGACCCTGATCGACTGGAACATCAATTACGAGAAGGGCATCATCGCCGCACGACGGCGCGCCAAATAG
- a CDS encoding HU family DNA-binding protein translates to MNKNDLVGVVADKATITKAQAAEAVDAVFEAITAALKGGDEVRLVGFGTFAVSQRKASTGRNPATGAEIQIPASNQAKFKPGKGLKDAIN, encoded by the coding sequence ATGAACAAAAACGATCTGGTTGGCGTCGTTGCCGACAAGGCTACGATCACCAAGGCACAGGCCGCCGAAGCGGTTGACGCAGTGTTCGAAGCCATCACCGCAGCCCTCAAGGGCGGCGACGAGGTTCGTCTGGTCGGTTTCGGCACCTTTGCCGTCTCCCAGCGCAAGGCATCGACTGGCCGCAATCCGGCCACCGGCGCCGAGATTCAGATCCCGGCTTCGAACCAGGCTAAGTTCAAGCCCGGCAAGGGTCTCAAGGACGCGATCAACTAA
- a CDS encoding DUF1801 domain-containing protein, with amino-acid sequence MAPQETTPVDHDLAGLLDSLALLKRDDSLALIAILSEVTGENPVRWGSMIVFGHYHYRYESGHEGATFVVGFAPRKTEFSLYLLNCSDPAGDHQRQALLARLGRHRMGKACIYIKRMADIDTEVLRQLALLGTDAARRAEAKKG; translated from the coding sequence GTGGCGCCGCAGGAAACAACGCCTGTCGATCACGACCTCGCCGGCCTTCTGGACTCGCTCGCCCTCCTCAAGCGAGATGACAGCTTGGCGCTTATCGCCATTCTGTCCGAGGTGACGGGTGAAAACCCGGTTCGCTGGGGCAGCATGATCGTCTTTGGCCATTATCACTATCGGTACGAGAGCGGCCATGAAGGTGCGACCTTCGTTGTGGGTTTTGCTCCACGAAAAACCGAGTTCAGCCTCTATCTGCTCAATTGCAGTGATCCAGCAGGCGATCACCAACGCCAAGCGCTCCTTGCTCGCTTGGGTAGGCATCGCATGGGCAAAGCCTGCATTTATATCAAGCGCATGGCTGACATTGACACGGAAGTCCTGCGTCAACTCGCCCTATTGGGCACGGATGCTGCTCGTCGGGCGGAGGCGAAGAAAGGATAA
- a CDS encoding VOC family protein yields MTKPLVKQVAHTCIFARDLDAVEKFYTDICGVAPKFDFKRGESRIGFYLDFGNRTFIEVFLKGESRFEESNQINHICFETDDIDAFMDNARAKGVEVTDKKLGVDHTWQCWLADPSGVKLEIFQYTPQSMQFGPDGVVCQVDW; encoded by the coding sequence GTGACCAAACCCCTCGTCAAACAGGTGGCCCATACCTGCATTTTCGCACGCGACCTCGACGCGGTGGAAAAGTTCTACACCGACATCTGCGGCGTCGCGCCCAAGTTCGATTTCAAGCGGGGCGAGTCACGCATCGGCTTCTACCTCGATTTCGGCAATCGCACTTTCATCGAGGTTTTTCTCAAGGGAGAGAGCCGTTTCGAAGAGAGCAACCAGATCAACCACATCTGCTTCGAGACCGACGATATCGACGCCTTCATGGACAATGCACGGGCCAAGGGCGTCGAAGTGACGGACAAGAAGCTGGGCGTCGATCACACCTGGCAGTGCTGGCTGGCCGATCCCAGCGGGGTAAAGCTGGAAATCTTCCAGTACACCCCTCAAAGCATGCAGTTCGGGCCCGATGGCGTCGTCTGTCAGGTGGACTGGTAA
- a CDS encoding DNA-3-methyladenine glycosylase I — MMSSSPGPDGLLRCSWCTATPEYLRYHDEEWGFPVVDDIRLFEKLCLESFQSGLSWRTILEKRENFRAAFAGFDFRRMALFGEADVGRLLADAGIVRHRGKIEAVINNARRACEMVDTEGSLAAYFWRFEAPETDEPPVFRATSPESERLSKDLRKRGWKFLGPTTTYAFMQAMGMVNDHSADCVTRQETAAARRALRRPQ; from the coding sequence ATGATGTCGAGCAGTCCGGGCCCTGATGGCCTTTTACGGTGTAGCTGGTGCACGGCGACGCCGGAATATCTGCGCTATCACGACGAGGAATGGGGTTTTCCTGTCGTGGATGACATTCGACTGTTCGAAAAGCTCTGCCTGGAGAGCTTCCAGTCAGGCCTCAGCTGGCGCACAATTCTTGAGAAGCGTGAAAATTTCCGCGCCGCTTTCGCCGGGTTCGATTTTCGGCGCATGGCCCTCTTTGGCGAAGCCGATGTTGGTCGGCTCCTTGCCGATGCCGGTATAGTAAGGCACCGCGGCAAGATCGAAGCGGTCATCAACAATGCCCGCCGCGCCTGCGAAATGGTCGACACCGAAGGCTCGCTCGCGGCCTATTTCTGGCGATTTGAAGCACCCGAAACCGATGAGCCCCCCGTTTTCCGAGCCACTTCGCCCGAATCCGAGCGGCTTTCCAAGGATTTACGGAAACGCGGTTGGAAATTTCTGGGGCCCACCACGACTTATGCCTTCATGCAGGCCATGGGCATGGTCAATGACCACTCGGCGGATTGCGTAACGCGTCAAGAAACGGCAGCAGCCCGCCGGGCCCTTAGGCGCCCGCAATAG
- a CDS encoding DUF1176 domain-containing protein codes for MIRPLLWLPLAALSFTSASAQEPSLEEQARALHALAGGTYCEPFEGGYVPDDDYLQWTITYQPSWSEDAEEEEVILIRLFCGAGAYNIQHAYYIHREYEGLTPLAFATPSIDAVYDGEDGIDGELESVTTAGMSTSLILVNSDYDPETQTITSFSKWRGIGDASSSGTWAFKEGEFVLIRYDVDASYDGEINPETIIDYGQN; via the coding sequence ATGATCCGTCCATTGCTTTGGCTGCCGCTGGCGGCGCTTTCGTTCACTTCGGCATCGGCACAGGAGCCTTCGCTCGAAGAGCAGGCGCGCGCTCTCCATGCGCTGGCCGGCGGCACATATTGCGAGCCCTTCGAAGGCGGCTATGTGCCAGACGACGATTATCTGCAATGGACCATCACCTACCAGCCCAGCTGGAGCGAAGATGCAGAAGAAGAAGAGGTGATACTGATACGCCTCTTCTGTGGCGCCGGAGCCTATAACATCCAGCACGCCTATTATATCCACCGGGAATATGAAGGCTTGACGCCCCTGGCTTTCGCCACGCCCAGCATCGACGCCGTCTATGACGGCGAAGACGGCATTGATGGAGAGCTGGAAAGTGTGACCACGGCCGGCATGTCGACCAGCCTCATCCTGGTAAATTCCGACTACGATCCTGAGACCCAAACGATCACCTCCTTTTCCAAGTGGCGCGGCATCGGTGACGCCAGCTCGTCCGGCACGTGGGCATTCAAGGAAGGTGAATTCGTCCTCATTCGCTACGATGTCGATGCGAGCTACGATGGTGAGATCAATCCGGAAACCATCATCGATTACGGCCAGAACTAG
- a CDS encoding serine hydrolase domain-containing protein translates to MWIRISTFAAILGLLPVSTLAQDLEAILDKASDLEPLEVVIVAREGEIIAERGYDGHSPDAPTNIKSASKTVISALVGIAIDKGILDGVDQRVADLLPDDLPEDADPRLAQVTVGNLLSMQAGLAPTSGANYGRWVVSRNWVRSALAQPFETDPGGRMLYSTGSSHLLSAILTQAGGESTLALARDWFAPVDDFAIGGWERDPQGIYLGGNQMAMSPRSLLAFGEVFRNGGLAKDGTRIVSEDWIAQSWSERTQSRFTGDGYGYGWFLREMGGEDVRYAWGYGGQMLYVVPSLELSVVMTSDENLPSAGNGHRDALHALLTEIVTTIRDDGETEHSRPNPDETVDVGAPSLSPDPS, encoded by the coding sequence ATGTGGATTCGCATTTCAACTTTCGCCGCCATCCTGGGCCTGCTGCCCGTGAGCACTCTCGCCCAGGATCTTGAGGCCATTCTCGACAAGGCTTCCGATCTCGAGCCGCTGGAGGTCGTCATTGTCGCCCGCGAGGGGGAGATTATCGCCGAACGCGGTTATGATGGCCACTCGCCTGATGCTCCCACGAACATCAAGTCGGCATCGAAGACCGTAATCTCCGCTCTGGTTGGCATTGCGATCGACAAGGGCATTTTGGACGGCGTCGATCAAAGGGTAGCCGACCTGTTACCGGACGATCTGCCCGAGGACGCCGATCCGCGTCTTGCGCAGGTAACGGTGGGCAATCTCCTGTCGATGCAAGCAGGTCTTGCACCCACGTCCGGAGCAAATTATGGTCGCTGGGTAGTCAGTCGCAATTGGGTCCGCTCCGCACTGGCTCAGCCATTCGAGACCGACCCGGGTGGGCGCATGCTTTATTCCACCGGGTCGTCCCACCTGCTTTCCGCCATTCTGACGCAGGCGGGTGGCGAATCTACCCTGGCCTTGGCGCGCGACTGGTTCGCACCCGTCGACGACTTCGCCATTGGCGGCTGGGAGCGAGACCCGCAGGGCATTTATCTGGGCGGCAATCAGATGGCGATGAGTCCACGCTCGTTACTGGCCTTCGGCGAGGTTTTTCGCAATGGAGGCCTGGCCAAAGACGGCACGCGCATTGTCTCGGAAGACTGGATCGCCCAGTCCTGGTCCGAGCGCACCCAGTCACGCTTTACGGGCGACGGCTATGGCTATGGCTGGTTCCTTCGCGAAATGGGTGGCGAAGATGTCCGTTATGCCTGGGGCTATGGCGGTCAGATGCTCTATGTTGTCCCCAGTCTTGAGCTCTCGGTCGTCATGACATCGGACGAAAACCTTCCCTCGGCAGGCAATGGGCACCGAGATGCGCTCCACGCCCTGCTGACGGAGATTGTCACGACCATACGCGACGACGGTGAGACGGAACACTCTCGGCCCAACCCGGACGAGACCGTTGACGTCGGTGCTCCGTCGCTGTCCCCTGACCCGTCTTAG
- the eno gene encoding phosphopyruvate hydratase gives MSSIIHVQGRQIYDSRGNPTVEVDVVLDDGSFGRAAVPSGASTGAHEAVELRDGGNLYNGKGVTQAVENVNTVIAEEIEGLDGLDQRAVDEAMIELDGTANKSRLGANAILGVSLAVAKAAAESSDLPFYRYIGGPNAHVLPVPMMNIINGGEHADNPIDMQEFMILPVGADSIADAVRIGSEIFHTLKKGLSAESHNTNVGDEGGFAPNLGSADEALGFIMRSIEKAGYKPGEDVFLGLDCAATEYYKNGKYEMVGEGKSLSSDENVRFLEDLANRYPIITIEDGMAEDDWDGWKALTEAIGKKVQLVGDDLFVTNSERLVSGIKMGVANSILVKVNQIGSLTETLDAVDKAHRAGYTSVMSHRSGETEDSTIADLAVALNCGQIKTGSLSRSDRMAKYNQLIRIEEQLGSSARYAGYSVVKGR, from the coding sequence ATGTCTTCTATCATCCACGTCCAGGGCCGCCAGATCTATGACAGCCGCGGCAATCCTACCGTTGAAGTCGATGTGGTGCTGGATGATGGCAGCTTCGGCCGCGCCGCCGTGCCCTCTGGTGCGTCGACCGGCGCTCACGAGGCAGTCGAGCTGCGCGATGGCGGTAATCTCTACAACGGCAAAGGCGTGACCCAGGCCGTAGAGAACGTCAACACCGTCATTGCCGAGGAAATCGAAGGCCTCGATGGGCTCGACCAGCGCGCCGTCGACGAGGCGATGATCGAGCTCGATGGTACAGCCAACAAGAGCCGGCTCGGCGCCAACGCCATTCTTGGCGTGTCGCTGGCGGTGGCCAAGGCCGCTGCCGAATCGAGCGACCTGCCGTTCTACCGCTATATCGGCGGTCCGAACGCCCATGTCCTGCCAGTGCCGATGATGAACATCATCAATGGTGGCGAGCATGCAGATAACCCGATCGATATGCAGGAATTCATGATCCTGCCGGTTGGCGCCGATTCCATTGCCGATGCCGTGCGTATCGGGTCGGAAATCTTCCACACCCTCAAAAAGGGCCTGAGCGCCGAGAGCCACAATACCAATGTCGGCGACGAAGGCGGCTTCGCGCCCAACCTCGGTTCTGCAGATGAAGCGCTCGGCTTTATCATGCGTTCGATCGAGAAGGCCGGCTACAAGCCGGGTGAGGACGTGTTCCTCGGCCTCGATTGCGCCGCCACGGAATATTACAAGAACGGCAAGTACGAAATGGTGGGCGAGGGCAAGTCCCTGTCCTCGGACGAGAATGTCCGGTTCCTCGAGGATCTCGCCAACCGCTACCCCATCATCACCATCGAAGACGGCATGGCCGAAGACGACTGGGATGGCTGGAAGGCCTTGACCGAGGCCATCGGCAAGAAGGTGCAATTGGTCGGCGACGATCTGTTCGTCACCAATTCCGAACGCCTGGTTTCCGGCATCAAGATGGGTGTTGCCAACTCGATCCTCGTCAAGGTCAACCAGATCGGTTCGCTGACCGAAACGCTGGACGCCGTCGATAAGGCCCATCGTGCTGGCTATACTTCGGTGATGTCACACCGCTCTGGTGAAACCGAGGACTCGACGATTGCCGACCTCGCCGTCGCGCTCAATTGCGGCCAGATCAAGACCGGGTCGCTCAGCCGCTCCGACCGCATGGCCAAGTACAACCAGCTGATCCGCATCGAGGAACAGCTGGGCTCGTCTGCCCGCTATGCCGGCTATTCGGTGGTCAAGGGCCGCTGA
- a CDS encoding NAD-dependent epimerase/dehydratase family protein: protein MARIVIIGASGHIGTYLVPRLVRAGHKVVAVSRGQAKPYLPDPAWSDVEQIQLDREAEEARGRFGAAIADLGADVVIDNICFTLESARQMTAAVAGRVQHFLHIGTIWTHGHAEVVPTPEDVTKRPFGDYGVQKAAIEAHLLDLARRTGFPATIIHPGHIVGRGWAPLNPAGHFDLSVFETIARGEVLELPNFGMETVHHIHADDIAQLLVLAMTHWGASVGEAFHAVSPGAVTLRHYAGAMYRYFGHEPNLAFAGWQEWASRQSKDNAEASWEHVVRSPNCSIEKGRRLLGYAPRYTSLAAVEDALGWLIANGRIGVPR from the coding sequence ATGGCACGCATCGTCATTATCGGAGCGAGCGGACATATCGGAACCTATCTGGTGCCGCGGCTGGTGCGAGCCGGACACAAGGTGGTCGCGGTATCACGGGGGCAGGCCAAGCCCTATCTGCCCGATCCGGCCTGGTCGGATGTTGAACAGATCCAGCTCGATCGCGAGGCAGAGGAGGCACGGGGGCGCTTTGGGGCAGCCATTGCAGACCTCGGAGCAGACGTCGTCATCGACAATATCTGTTTTACGCTGGAAAGCGCCCGGCAGATGACTGCGGCGGTCGCGGGTCGGGTCCAGCACTTTCTCCATATCGGTACCATCTGGACGCATGGACATGCCGAGGTCGTGCCGACGCCCGAAGATGTCACAAAGAGACCGTTCGGCGACTACGGCGTCCAGAAGGCAGCAATCGAGGCGCATCTTCTCGACCTGGCCCGCCGTACCGGCTTTCCAGCAACGATCATCCATCCCGGCCATATCGTGGGCCGGGGCTGGGCCCCTCTCAATCCAGCAGGACATTTCGATCTCTCCGTGTTTGAAACCATTGCGCGCGGCGAGGTGCTTGAGCTGCCCAATTTCGGTATGGAGACCGTCCACCATATCCATGCCGACGACATCGCGCAGCTGCTGGTGCTGGCCATGACGCATTGGGGCGCCTCGGTCGGCGAGGCGTTCCATGCGGTTTCGCCGGGCGCTGTGACGTTGCGGCACTATGCGGGTGCGATGTATCGTTATTTTGGCCACGAGCCGAACCTGGCCTTTGCCGGCTGGCAAGAATGGGCTTCCCGGCAAAGCAAGGACAACGCGGAGGCCAGTTGGGAGCATGTCGTTCGCAGTCCCAATTGTTCGATCGAGAAAGGCCGGCGCCTGCTCGGCTATGCGCCACGCTATACGTCCCTCGCTGCTGTCGAGGATGCTTTGGGCTGGCTGATCGCAAATGGGCGGATTGGTGTGCCGCGCTGA
- a CDS encoding DUF4169 family protein — protein sequence MGEIVNLRMARKQKVRSAKEVEAEANRLKFGRSKAEKRLLLAETNRAEKHIDGHKRED from the coding sequence ATGGGCGAAATCGTCAACCTCCGCATGGCCCGCAAGCAGAAAGTGCGCAGCGCCAAAGAAGTCGAGGCAGAGGCCAACAGGCTCAAATTCGGCCGCAGCAAGGCGGAGAAGCGATTGCTTCTGGCAGAGACCAACCGCGCTGAAAAGCATATCGACGGGCATAAGCGCGAAGACTGA
- the folD gene encoding bifunctional methylenetetrahydrofolate dehydrogenase/methenyltetrahydrofolate cyclohydrolase FolD, with the protein MTAKIIDGKAFAEKLRGSIAGHVERMKTEHGITPGLAVVIVGEDPASQVYVTNKARQTAEVGMNSFKHELPANVPEAELLALVRELNADPAVHGILVQMPVPAHIDANKVIEAIDPAKDVDCFTPANVGKVQIGLPGPVSCTPLGCLMLLRDELGSLAGKNAVIIGRSNLVGKPMMQLLLRDNCTVTIAHSRTQNLADVVRQADIVVAAVGRPQMVKGDWIKPGAVVIDVGINRVPAPEKGDGKTRLVGDVDYAGAAEHAAAITPVPGGVGPMTIACLLANTITTASLINDLLPPSDLTA; encoded by the coding sequence ATGACCGCAAAAATTATCGATGGAAAAGCATTTGCTGAAAAGCTGCGCGGCTCCATTGCAGGTCATGTCGAGCGCATGAAGACGGAACACGGCATCACCCCCGGTCTGGCCGTGGTCATCGTAGGGGAGGATCCGGCAAGCCAGGTCTATGTGACGAACAAGGCCAGGCAGACTGCCGAAGTGGGGATGAATTCGTTCAAGCACGAATTGCCTGCCAATGTGCCGGAGGCGGAGTTGCTCGCGCTGGTGAGAGAACTCAATGCCGATCCCGCCGTGCACGGGATTCTGGTGCAGATGCCGGTGCCGGCGCATATCGATGCCAATAAGGTCATCGAGGCGATAGACCCTGCCAAGGACGTCGACTGCTTCACGCCGGCCAATGTGGGAAAGGTACAGATCGGCCTGCCGGGACCCGTATCCTGTACGCCGCTCGGTTGCCTGATGCTGCTGCGTGACGAACTGGGCAGCCTTGCGGGCAAGAACGCCGTGATTATCGGCCGCTCCAATCTGGTGGGCAAGCCTATGATGCAATTGCTTCTCCGCGATAATTGTACGGTCACCATCGCCCATTCCCGCACGCAGAACCTGGCCGACGTGGTGCGCCAGGCGGATATCGTCGTGGCGGCGGTGGGGCGCCCGCAAATGGTCAAAGGCGACTGGATCAAGCCGGGCGCTGTTGTCATCGACGTGGGTATCAATCGGGTCCCGGCGCCTGAAAAGGGCGACGGCAAGACCCGCTTGGTCGGGGATGTGGACTATGCCGGCGCGGCTGAGCATGCTGCCGCCATCACCCCCGTGCCCGGCGGCGTCGGCCCGATGACCATTGCCTGTCTTCTGGCCAACACCATCACCACCGCTTCGCTCATCAACGATCTCTTGCCCCCGAGCGACCTGACGGCATGA
- a CDS encoding AMP nucleosidase, which yields MTTLTPPRLEKQSFTDPAEAWAHVAQIYHRNCDFIRSHLEGLTAGKVPEGRVRAFYPQVEVRSTSYSKHESTLPYGYLHTPGIYRTTVTAPDLFKGYLQEQFAVILRNHGGTIDVGESETPIPLHFALGPRDHVDGATLNAMDVPLRDLFDAPDLANTDDEIANGTYVPPRGGPYPLSAFTAPRVDYSLFRLAHYTGTDAEHFQNFVIFTNYQFYIDEFCRIAKGWMAEKHPHYQRFIEPGNVATDNMLTGGSVTGNPPPRAPQMPAYHLVGDRGRGITMVNIGVGPSNAKTITDHIAVLRPHAWIMLGHCAGLRNSQELGDYVLAHAYVREDHVLDADLPLSVPIPALAEIQVALEQAVEEVTHTAGVETKKIMRTGTVATFDNRNWELWDQTEITRQLSQSRAVALDMESATIAANGFRFRVPYGTLLCVSDKPLHGELKLPGMASDFYRTQVNRHLQVGLRAMEILRDQPAERLHSRKLRSFAETAFQ from the coding sequence ATGACCACCCTCACTCCGCCGCGTCTTGAAAAGCAGTCTTTTACCGATCCGGCTGAGGCGTGGGCTCATGTGGCCCAGATCTACCATCGCAACTGCGATTTCATTCGCTCCCACCTGGAAGGACTGACAGCCGGTAAGGTGCCGGAGGGCCGCGTACGTGCCTTCTATCCCCAGGTGGAAGTGCGATCGACCAGCTATTCCAAGCACGAGAGCACCCTGCCCTATGGCTACCTGCACACGCCCGGCATCTATCGGACAACTGTGACGGCGCCCGACCTGTTCAAGGGTTACCTGCAGGAACAGTTTGCCGTCATCCTGCGCAATCATGGCGGCACTATCGATGTGGGCGAATCGGAAACCCCGATCCCGCTTCATTTTGCGCTGGGACCCCGTGACCATGTCGATGGTGCGACGCTCAACGCCATGGATGTGCCCTTGCGCGACCTGTTCGACGCACCGGACCTGGCCAATACCGACGACGAGATCGCCAACGGCACTTATGTGCCGCCCCGGGGTGGGCCCTACCCGCTCTCGGCGTTTACGGCGCCGCGCGTCGACTATTCCCTGTTTCGGCTGGCCCACTACACCGGCACCGATGCCGAGCATTTCCAGAACTTCGTGATTTTCACCAACTACCAATTCTACATCGACGAATTCTGCCGCATCGCCAAGGGCTGGATGGCTGAGAAGCACCCGCATTACCAGCGCTTCATCGAGCCCGGGAACGTGGCCACGGACAATATGCTGACCGGCGGCAGCGTCACCGGCAATCCTCCGCCCCGCGCCCCGCAAATGCCCGCTTATCATCTGGTGGGGGATCGCGGCCGCGGCATCACGATGGTCAATATCGGCGTCGGTCCGTCCAATGCGAAGACCATCACCGACCATATCGCGGTGCTCCGGCCCCATGCCTGGATCATGCTCGGCCATTGTGCCGGGCTGCGAAACAGTCAGGAGCTGGGAGACTATGTTCTGGCTCATGCCTATGTGCGCGAAGATCACGTTCTCGATGCCGACCTTCCCCTGTCCGTTCCCATACCTGCTCTCGCGGAAATTCAGGTGGCCCTGGAGCAGGCGGTTGAGGAAGTCACTCACACAGCAGGCGTGGAAACCAAGAAGATCATGCGCACGGGCACCGTAGCGACCTTTGACAACCGCAACTGGGAGCTCTGGGATCAGACTGAGATCACCCGACAGCTCAGCCAGTCGCGCGCAGTGGCGCTGGATATGGAATCAGCCACCATCGCTGCCAACGGCTTCCGCTTCCGCGTGCCATACGGTACCCTGCTTTGCGTCTCCGACAAGCCATTGCATGGCGAACTCAAGCTGCCGGGCATGGCTTCAGACTTCTATCGCACACAGGTCAACCGACATTTGCAGGTCGGCCTGCGTGCCATGGAAATCCTGCGCGACCAGCCGGCGGAACGCCTTCACTCGCGCAAGCTCCGCAGCTTTGCCGAGACCGCTTTCCAGTAG
- a CDS encoding GNAT family N-acetyltransferase: MTDAPRLADIGYRAWETGILPLLVQRQGMRDAERRRLVRAVGEGWRHAIVAEIDDVVVGWCSRQAGRFYIPFLFVLPEIQGHGIGSMLLERMEMMFELEGATRIHLETPADHVRAVRFYERQGYRILALRSQGRGGHDPFASVHLEKRLSPYAGAIDGQ, encoded by the coding sequence ATGACCGATGCCCCTCGTCTGGCCGATATCGGGTATCGTGCTTGGGAAACCGGCATCCTGCCGCTGCTGGTACAACGCCAAGGGATGCGCGACGCGGAGCGACGCAGGCTGGTCCGTGCCGTCGGCGAGGGATGGCGGCATGCCATCGTGGCCGAGATCGACGACGTCGTCGTCGGCTGGTGTTCGCGCCAGGCAGGGCGATTCTATATCCCATTTCTCTTCGTGCTGCCGGAAATCCAAGGCCACGGTATCGGCAGCATGCTGCTCGAACGGATGGAAATGATGTTCGAGCTCGAGGGCGCGACGCGAATACATCTTGAAACCCCTGCCGATCACGTGCGCGCTGTGCGGTTTTACGAGCGCCAGGGTTATCGCATCCTTGCGCTCAGATCGCAGGGCCGCGGGGGCCACGATCCCTTCGCCAGCGTACACCTGGAAAAACGACTGAGTCCCTATGCGGGCGCGATCGACGGGCAATAG